Within the Salinicoccus roseus genome, the region AGCCGTAAACCCATCGCCGTAGCCGTTCTCCTCAAGCAGTGCCTGTGCGGCTTCCTTATCGTACTCGATTGGATCGAGATCGTCACTGTAGCCCTTCACTGTCGGGTTCAGGGGTGTCTCTGCCACAGCCGGTATGCCTTCCAGCATCTCGTTGATGATGGCCTCCTTGTCGATTGACATCGCAATCGCCTGCCTTACCACCGGGTCGTCGAATGGCTCTTTTTCAAGATTGAAGCCGAGATACGACATGCTTGCGCTCTCATGCTGCTCGACCCGTGTACCGTCGGCACCGTCGATCTGTGCCACGTCACTCGGATTCACCGGATAGATGAGATCCGCGTCGCCTGTCGAGAGTTCCGCAATACGCGTACCGTCTTCAGGCACCGCCTTGAAGGTCACGGAAGACGGATTTGCCGGTTCGCTCCAGTAGTCCTCGTTGCGGCTCAATGTGATGTGGTCGCCCTCTACGATCTCCTCGAACTTGAAGAAGCCCGTGCCTACCGGATTGGCATTGACTTCAGTCAGCGGATCTCCACCTGATTCCATGCCTTCATAGTCGCTGTCGATGACTTCCTTACTGATCATATGGCCACCCGGATGAGCCAGGTGCGCAGGCAGTGCTGCAAACGGCCCTTTCGTATGTATATTCACAGTGTAGTCATCCACCACTTCCACTTCATCGATTTCTGTAAACAGGAATTCAAGCGGTGCCCCGACTTCCGGGTCACGCACACGATCCAGATTCGCCTTGACCACTTCAGCATTGAACGGACTGCCGTCGTGGAATGTCACATCTTCACGCAGTTTGAATTCCCACGTCGTATCATCCAGCTGCTCGTAGGATTCCGCCAGTCCCGGTTCGAGTTCCAGGTCCTGGTTCAGTTTCACCAGCGTTTCGTATATGTTGATCATTACATACAGCGAATAGCCATCATTCGCCGCATGGGGATCCAGTGAATTCGGCAATGCCTGCAGGCTGAAGGCAATGTCCTCACCTGAGGATTCAGACGCTCCCGTTTCCTCCGTGTCCTCTTCGACGTTGCTGTCGTCCGTACATCCCGCCAATGCCAGGATGCATATGAATAAAAACAGATATAATTTTTTCATTTTCCTTCCTCCCTTATTTACTTATTATACCTACATTACATGTAGGAAATAAAGGACAAATAAAGCGGAATTCCCGCCCATCCGGCTGAAATTCCGCTAAAAGTGTAAAACATCCTACTTTTTCCTATAATCTTCATTCTTGATATCCGTCACGAACATGTGCCCTGGATTGTGGGTGATCATGATGGAGGGCCTGGCATTGAGTGCCGCATTCTGCGGCGTGACACCGCATGCCCAGAACACAGGCTCTTCATCAGAATCGATATCGATCGGCTCACCGTATTCCGGTGCATTGATGTCACGGATGCCGATTTCAGACGGCTCCCCGTGATGCACCGGGCGGCCGTGCATGTCCGGAAACTGTGCAGTCACATCGGATGCCTTTTCAACAAGCTCCCTTTTGAACGGCCGCATGGATACGACGAGTTCCCCACTGAAGATGCCGGCGGGTTCTGTCGGGATGTTCGTCCTGTACATGGCGACGTTCTTCTGCTCCTTGATGTGCTTCACTTCAAGTCCCGCTTCAAGCAGCGCCTGTTCAAATGTGAAGCTGCAGCCGATGAGGAAGGTCACGAAGTCATCCTGCCAGTACTCTGTGATGTCTGTAACCGTCTCCTTGAGCTTCCCGTCCCTGTATATGTTGTACTTCGGCACATCGGTACGGATGTCGGAGCCTTCGGCATAGCTGCTTTCCACTTTGCCATCCTCCATCACCTCGATGACGGGGACGGCCTTCCTGTTCCGCATCGCATAGAGCAGAAAATCGAATGCATAGGATTTCGGCAGAATGACGATATTGGCCTGCACGTTGTCCCCGGCGGCACCGGATGTCGTCCTGTCGAATGTTCCATTCCTTATCTTTTCACGCAGTGCTTTTGCTTCCATGAACTTTCCTCCTTATTGGGTCCAGAGGTCCTGCAGACCCTGCAGCGACATGAAGCCGGCAATCAGTGTGATGACGACGGCGATGATGCCGAAGATGATCATCCACATCGGATGCTTGTAGTCGCCGACGATCTTCCTGTTCCTCGAGGCGACGAGCACCGCACCCAGCGTCAGCGGCAGGATGAGTCCGTTGAAGGCCCCTGCAAGAATCAGCAGCACGACCGGACGGCCGACGAATGTAAAGATGATGGTCGAAATGACGATGAATGAGATGATGACGATATTGTTGTAGTCATCGAATACACGGTGCAGCGACCTCAGGAATGAGGCGCTCGTGTAGGCGGATCCGATGACCGATGACAGTGCGGCTGCAACGAGTACGACACCGAATATCTGCATGCCGATGTCACCGAGCGCAATCTGGAAGACGGACGCCGGCGGATTCTCTGGGTTGAGTGCAACCCCTCCGGAAACCACGCCGAGCACAGCCAGGAAGAGCAGCGTACGCATGACCCCTGTCGTGAGTATCCCGAGGTTCGCTGCTGTACTGACGAATCCGAGGTTCTCCTTGCCGGTCACGCCAGCCTCGATCAGACGGTGGGCGCCGGCGAAGGTGATATAGCCACCGACCGTTCCGCCGACGAGCGTCACCACCGGCAGGAAGAGCGTCATCGGCTCCTCCGGCATGACTGCCCGGTAGGCCGCTTCACCGTATGGCGGATTGGACCGGATCATGACGAATGCCGTGATGGCGATCATGAGCACACCGAGTATCTGGATGATGACATCCATCACCGCACGGCCGTTCTTCAGCAGGAAGACGATGATGGCGATGATGCCGGCCATCGCTGCGCCGATCCTCGGATCCCAGCCGAAGATGGCATTGAACCCGAGGCCGGCGCCGGCGACGTTGCCGATGTTGAAGGCGAAGCCGCCGAGGACGATCAGGAAGGCGATCAGATACCCGAGTCCCGGGAAGACCTGGTTCGCGACATCCTGCCCCCTTTTGCCGGAGACGCTCAGTATGCGCCAGATGTTCAGCTGGGCGCCGATGTCGATGATGATGGAGGCAAGGATCGCGAATGCGAAGCTTGCCAGAAACTGTTCTG harbors:
- a CDS encoding putative hydro-lyase is translated as MEAKALREKIRNGTFDRTTSGAAGDNVQANIVILPKSYAFDFLLYAMRNRKAVPVIEVMEDGKVESSYAEGSDIRTDVPKYNIYRDGKLKETVTDITEYWQDDFVTFLIGCSFTFEQALLEAGLEVKHIKEQKNVAMYRTNIPTEPAGIFSGELVVSMRPFKRELVEKASDVTAQFPDMHGRPVHHGEPSEIGIRDINAPEYGEPIDIDSDEEPVFWACGVTPQNAALNARPSIMITHNPGHMFVTDIKNEDYRKK
- a CDS encoding glutathione ABC transporter substrate-binding protein, which encodes MKKLYLFLFICILALAGCTDDSNVEEDTEETGASESSGEDIAFSLQALPNSLDPHAANDGYSLYVMINIYETLVKLNQDLELEPGLAESYEQLDDTTWEFKLREDVTFHDGSPFNAEVVKANLDRVRDPEVGAPLEFLFTEIDEVEVVDDYTVNIHTKGPFAALPAHLAHPGGHMISKEVIDSDYEGMESGGDPLTEVNANPVGTGFFKFEEIVEGDHITLSRNEDYWSEPANPSSVTFKAVPEDGTRIAELSTGDADLIYPVNPSDVAQIDGADGTRVEQHESASMSYLGFNLEKEPFDDPVVRQAIAMSIDKEAIINEMLEGIPAVAETPLNPTVKGYSDDLDPIEYDKEAAQALLEENGYGDGFTAEIIVRDRTTADIATFIQEELSDLGITLEIRQMESGAYQEYTANGQHDMFMGSWGTVTLDADYGLYPMFHSDNHGAPGNRTRYSNDEVDQLLDAARTETDEAARMQQYAEAQQIIIDEAPLVPIYHSVLLAGINDELDGYFQYPSSFPYLKELE
- a CDS encoding NRAMP family divalent metal transporter — protein: MDKKPKMTGVQRRLLFGAIFLMATSSIGPAFLTQTSVFTEQFLASFAFAILASIIIDIGAQLNIWRILSVSGKRGQDVANQVFPGLGYLIAFLIVLGGFAFNIGNVAGAGLGFNAIFGWDPRIGAAMAGIIAIIVFLLKNGRAVMDVIIQILGVLMIAITAFVMIRSNPPYGEAAYRAVMPEEPMTLFLPVVTLVGGTVGGYITFAGAHRLIEAGVTGKENLGFVSTAANLGILTTGVMRTLLFLAVLGVVSGGVALNPENPPASVFQIALGDIGMQIFGVVLVAAALSSVIGSAYTSASFLRSLHRVFDDYNNIVIISFIVISTIIFTFVGRPVVLLILAGAFNGLILPLTLGAVLVASRNRKIVGDYKHPMWMIIFGIIAVVITLIAGFMSLQGLQDLWTQ